Sequence from the Candidatus Eisenbacteria bacterium genome:
CGCCGCGCCCTCTCGCGCCGCCTGCAGAATCGGCTCGAGGTACTGGCGAATGCGTTCGATGTCGGGCTTCTTCGCATTCACCGCGCGCAGCCCCGAGGCCGCGCGGCCGGCGATGATCGCCAGGATGTTGTTGAAATCGTGCGCGACGCCGGCGGCCATCTGCCCGATCGCCTTGAGCTTTTCGCTGGCGATCATCTGGTCCTGTGCGTTCTTGAGCGAGTCGTAGGCGCGCTGAAGCTCCATGGTGTGCCGCACGCGCTCGACCGATGACGCCACCAGGCCGGCGAGGCCCATCAACAGCTGCAGGTCGTCGGGCGAGAAGGGCACGCCGGAGCGGCGCGCGGTCACGTTGATCACGCCGATGGTCTCGCGCCATCCCGGCAACGGAACACTCATGCGCACCGGCGCCGACATGAACGAGTCGGTCGGGTCGTCGCGCGTCACCAGCACCGGCTCGCCGTTCGAAGCGACGCTGCCGGCCACTCCTTCGCCCATCGGAACTTCGATGGTATCGAGCGGAAGGTGGTCCATCCCGTACGAAGCGGCGATGCGAAGCGTCTGGCGGTGTTCGTCCAGCAGCATCACCGACACACGTTCCGCTTCGAGCACTTCTTTGACGCGTCCGACGATCAGGTCGAGCAGTTGCGGCACCCGGGTGAGCTTGCTCATTTCCTGCCCGGCTTCCACCAGCGTACGCAGACTGCGAAGCTTGTCCGAGAGCTGCGCGTTGAGGCGCGCCTGGTGTTCGAGGAGCTGGCGGTTCTCGCGCGTGAGTCGCGACTTCTCGAGCGCGCGAGAGACGTGCGTCCACACTTCCTCGATGTCGTCGAACGGCTTGTGAAGGTAGTCGTACGCGCCGGCACGCAGCGCCTGGACGGCGGTGTCGATCGAGGCGTGGCTGGTCATGATCAGCACCTCGATCTCGGGGCGGCGATGCTTGATGCTGGCCAGCAACTGCAGGCCGTTCATGCCCGGCAGCACGATGTCGCACACCGCGACGTCGATCGCGTTCGCCTCGAGCTGGGTGAGCGCGGACTCCGCCGAACCCGCAGTGATCACCTCGCAGCCGTTGGTCTCGAGAATGCTGCGGATGACGTAGACGAGCGTCTCCTCGTCGTCCACCACCAGTACGCGGGGTTTGTCCATGGGGGCTCCGGCGTCCAATGCCAGCCGCGAGGCCGGGTTCCCGGACCTCGCAAGACACACGCGGATCCGCGCAGCGCACGTCCGCACATGGGTTTTCGACCGCGGAGGGGTGCGGCTTGAGGTGCGCTTGGAGCCGACCGAAAGGGGTCAGCGACCGCCGGGGAGGGGC
This genomic interval carries:
- a CDS encoding response regulator, which translates into the protein MDKPRVLVVDDEETLVYVIRSILETNGCEVITAGSAESALTQLEANAIDVAVCDIVLPGMNGLQLLASIKHRRPEIEVLIMTSHASIDTAVQALRAGAYDYLHKPFDDIEEVWTHVSRALEKSRLTRENRQLLEHQARLNAQLSDKLRSLRTLVEAGQEMSKLTRVPQLLDLIVGRVKEVLEAERVSVMLLDEHRQTLRIAASYGMDHLPLDTIEVPMGEGVAGSVASNGEPVLVTRDDPTDSFMSAPVRMSVPLPGWRETIGVINVTARRSGVPFSPDDLQLLMGLAGLVASSVERVRHTMELQRAYDSLKNAQDQMIASEKLKAIGQMAAGVAHDFNNILAIIAGRAASGLRAVNAKKPDIERIRQYLEPILQAAREGAATVKRIQDYSRIRRDQPRGAVNLNTVVQDAVELSRPKWKTEPGMRGAAIDVVQELDEIPMIRGDIPELGSVLSNLLFNAVEAMPQGGHIVIRTRRQDDRVRLDVEDSGVGMSDETQRRLFEPFFTTKETGQGLGMSIVHGILMRHGAEIQVDSRENGGTRYSILLPLATEPAPTVVALPRGAPPAPGMRILLVDDDARVRASIADELEHEGHELLAIGDSRSALEAIEAQEFDVVVTDLSMPGLTGIDLAARCKERRPHLPVILMSGRATEQIEAEVQRARIDYVISKPFTSEELLSVIGVLTRARRAA